The DNA region GTTGACCGCATATTTTGCGGGTGAAGCTCACGGTGCTCATGGTGCTGGTCATGATTTCAAACCAACAACAATGTATGATAAAACTTTGGGTCGCATGGTTCGTGGTTTTGACCGCTTCCAGTCCCTTCTTGAAAAGTACTATGAAAAACTTTTGAAGGTGACTCTGCGCCATCCACTTTTGACTATCGGCGCGACATTGCTAATCTTTTTGGGTTCGATTTATACAGCAACCAAAGTTCCGGGCGGATTTATTCCAGATGACGACGCCGGCGAGTTGAGTGTGACGCTTGAAATGACTCCGGGTACAAGTTTGGATGGTATGCAGGTTGTGGCTGATAAAGTGGATACTTTATTGCGTAGCAATCCATCCATCGAGTTTACGACAAAAATCATCGGTAACATTTATGGTGAGGCGAACAAAGCCAGCTTCTATGTGAAAATGAAAAATGAAAAGGGCAGAAAGAAAACGGAACTGTTCCGTGAAGAATTGCGTCACGAATTGGCTCAATTCAAAGATGCCAACCCGGTAGTAAAAAAATACGATGCTACTGGCGGTATGGGTCAGCAGCCGGTGGTTCTGAATATCATGTCGCCAGATCCAAAAGATCTTGAATCAGCGGCAACAAACATGATTGCAGCGATGAAGGCAGATCCAAGATTTAAAGACGTGGATTCCAATTTCCGTCCTGGTAAGCCGGAGCTTCAAGTTCAATTGAAACCAGGTGCTGCTAAAGCTTACGGTATCAATACGACGACGATGGGTGGCGAATTGCGTGCTCAAGTTGAAGGTTTGACGCCAGCGAAATTCCGCGAAAAAGGTCGTGAGTATGAAGTGCGCGTTCGTTTGCGCGATGATCAGCGTGACTTGAAAGAAAACTTCACGAAGGTCTTCGTTCCGAACGTGAATCGCAAGTTGGTTCGTTTGAACGACGTGGCAAATGGAGAGCTTTCATCAGGTCCGGCGTCCATCGATCGTATGAATCGTGCTCGCTATATTCAAGTGACCGCGGCATTGGCTCCGGGTGTGGGTTTGTCCACGGCCATTGCGGATGTGATGAAAATGACTCAAGAGGGTGAGACTAAATTCCCAGCGAGTGTTCGATTGAATCTTGGCGGTGAGGCGGAGAACTCTGCCGACCTTGCGTCTTCTGCGGGAATGGCCCTGTTGTTTGCGGTGCTGTTCATTTACCTGATCCTGGCGTCTTTGTATGAATCATTCATCACGCCAATCACAATCATGGTGGCGTTGCCGTTAGCCTTGAGTGGTGCCTTCGTGGCCTTGTTCCTGGCGAACCAAATGTTGTCCATGTTTGCGATCTTTGGTTTCTTTATGCTCCTCGGGGTCTCGGGTAAGAATGGTATCTTACTGGTCGATACGGCCAATCAGTTGATGGCCGAAGGCAAATCCAGAGCGGATGCCTTGGTTCAAGCTGGTAAGACACGTCTTCGTCCGATCCTGATGACTTCATTCGCTTTGATTGCGGGTGTTATCCCTGTGGCGATCGGCATGAATCCAGCTTCTAGAACTCGTACGGCTATGGGCTTTGCGATTATCGGTGGTATGATTTCATCGACAATTCTAACCCTCATTGTGGTACCGGCTTTATTCACGTATGTGGATCGCTTCAGAGTTTGGGCAAATAAACTTGGCAGCAAATTGACTTCTGCCACTAAAGAAGAATCGATTCATGAGGATGCCAAGGCTGGCGCACCACGCGAAAGCGGAGTAAGCGACTATGCCGTTACATCACCCGAAAAGTAGTGACCAAAAGATAGTTATAATTATTGGTGGAGGTTTCGCGGGCTTAAGTGCCGCGAAATCTCTGGCCAACAAAGAAAAAGTTCATGTTGTCCTGGTTGATCAACGTAATCATCACTTGTTTCAACCGCTGTTGTATCAAGTTGCAACGGCCGGATTAAATCCCTCCGACATCGCAGTTCCCATCCGGGCAGAGTTTTCCAAAGCCGACAACGTTGAAATTCACATGGGACGGGTCGATTCTGTCGATCTGGAAAAGAAATTTGTCGTCTCGAACGAAGTTGAGCTGCACTACGACTACCTAATTGTGGCGACGGGTGCGCAACACAGCTATTTCGGGAATCCCGAGTGGGAAGAGTACGCTCCGGGTTTGAAAACCGTTGAGCAGGCGACAGAGATTCGCCGTCGTATTCTGCAGGCCTTTGAGGATGCGGAAAATGAAATGGATGCGGAGAAGCAAAAGGCATTGCTGAATTTTGTCGTGGTTGGTGCAGGACCGACAGGTGTTGAGCTGGCCGGGGCTATTGCGGATATTGCCAGAACAGTTTTGGTTAAAGATTTTAATCATATTAATCCGGCGAGTGCCCGTGTGTTGCTGGTGGAGGCCGGTCCCAAAATTTTATCTACCTTCAATGATGGTCTTTGCAAGCGCGCGATGCGCGATTTGCAGGAGATGGGTGTTGAAGTGCGCACATCATCGCGCGTTGAGAAGATAGATGAAAACGGAGTGAGAATTGCAGGGGAGTTTATGCCTGCGCGCTCTGTATTTTGGGCGGCAGGAGTGCAGGCTTCGCGAATGAAATTCACACCCGAAGTTGCGAAGGATCGTGCGGGTAGAGTTATTGTTCAACAGGATTTTTCAATTGAAAATTTCCCAGACACATTTGTTATTGGAGATATGGCTCACTTTGAAATTTCTCCTAACAAGTTGCTTCCTGGCTTAGCACCTGCGGCTATGCAAGCTGGCAAATTTGTTGGTAATGTGGTACTACAAAGTATCGAAGGGCAAGTCCGAAGCTCCTTCAAATATTTGGATAAGGGCCAGATGGCCACTATCGGAAAACGCAGAGCAATCGCCGAATATGGCTCCCTCAGAATGAAAGGGGTCATTGCATGGCTGGCATGGTTATTCGTTCACGTACTTTACCTGATCGGATTTAGAAACAGATTGTCTGTAATTACTGAGTGGACTTGGAGTTATGTTTTCTCCAAGCGCGGCTCAAGATTAATTACCTCGCGTGATTGGAAATTGAAAAACTAACGAAAACCTGACAATTGGTTTTTTGTTTAATGATTTTATTTAGAAGAAAATAACGACCCAGAGGAGATTAAAATGGCGAAATTATTTATTCAGGACTTGCCGACAGAACAAGAGATTAAGGCATCCGTTGAAAACCTGCACACAGAAGAGGTGGACACAGGGATTCTTCATGCAAATCTTCTATTGATGAAGGTCGCTAATGAGTTGGACAATCATTTTGAAAATATCCTGTCCAAGTACAGCCTTTCAACAGGGCGTTTTACTTTGTTGTACATGTTGAGAAATGCACCAGAAGGTTTAAGCCCATCAGCATTGGCATCCATGGCGGGTGTGACTCAGGCTACAATTTCCGGCCTTTTGAATAACATGGAGAAAAACGAACTGATCGTTCGCGAAACTCACGCGAAAGACGGACGTTCTTTCGTTATCAAATTGACCGACAAAGGTAACAATACTCTGAAAGAGATCTTTCCACAGTGGTATCCACGCGTGAAAAGTTTTTGGGATCAACAGTTCACTCGTGAGCAAATGCTGAGCTTTAAAGCCACATTGGAAGAGATGATCAAAAAAACAGAGATCCTTGCGACTGAAGGATAGTCCAACCTGGAAGGCCCCTGATAGGAAACAAGGGGCCTTGTTGCAATCTGACAATTTTCTCAACGCCTACATAATTTCAAATAGAATGAAGGTAAGTCTTTAATTCCTATTTGGAGGTGGTTATGGCGTCAGTTCCTTTGCAAGACAGTGAGACCGCGAAGTGCATCAAGGCCTGCATGAATTGCAGTAAAGCCTGCATGGAAGCTATTCATTACCTGCTACAGCAAGGTGTATCCGGGAAACAAATTTCCATTCTGCAGATGTGTGTAGAGTCCTGTCAGCTGTCTTCCAAGTTGATGCTGTCTGATCTTGAATTCCATCATCAGGCTTGTGAGCTTTCTTTTGAATTATCCACTGCATCCGCTGCAGTCTGTGCAGCCTATGATGATCCTGCTATGGAGAGATGTGCGGAAGCTTGTCGCCACTGTTCGGAAACGTGCCGTGGTATGGCGGGCATGACCGTTCGAATGCAGGGAACCGCCAAAGATTTGCGCAGCTCCCTACCTTCATCGGCTCGACTATAAAGGAATAAAATCATCTATTACGCCAGCACGAATCAGAGTCTTGAAGAGTCTGTTAACTTCGGCTGGCGATACTATCTGCGAAAACTCCAAGAGCGCATCGGTGATGCTTTTGCCGTCTTGCAGGCTCAAGATGATTTCGGCGTGAATGGGATCGATAGGCTCGGCCACGGCATGTCCATTGAGTTTATAGATCAACAAGCTTTGTGGTTGGCTCCAGTTAATCTCCTCATAAACATATGCAGGCTCCTTGCGACGTTCCCAAAGTTCCAGGACTGAATGCATGCTTTGATGCACGCGCATCGCTTCCACAAAACCTATTTTAAAGTTACTGGATTGCAGTTGCTCCTTCAGGCTTGCGGCGGGCAAGGGGTTTGGTGTTGCCGCGTTTTGGACCTCTTTGATAAGCCATTCAAAGCGCGCCAGGTCCGTCAGAAAAGGAATACCCCTGGTTCGCATTGTTGAACCCAGGTGTTCTGGAAAGCTGACGCCGTAATCAGAAAGCATAAAACTAACTGAAGGTTGTGAGTCGATATAACGGGTGGAAACATCATGAAACAAGTCACGACCCAAAACCCAAGCGACGGTTTCAAAGGTTTTCCCCAACGAGCCGGCAAGCTTGGAGTGGTACATGTCGTGATAGATTTCAAATCCCTGATCCAAAGAGATGTTACCCACAGGACGGAGATCCCGAATGGATTGAGCATCGGCTTGGCCATCTAGGACGTTTCGTTTAAACAAATGCTGGGCTTCGTTGATTGTCATTTGAGCTCTCCAGGATGAATGAAGCTTTGATCACTTCCATTTCCAATTCGTTAAATTCCGGAATATTTTTTATGCGTTCAATTCCAATGGGCAGATGACGAATCAAGGGTGCCATCTGTTTAAATAATTCCCAGACCGGAGTTGAAATTGCCGTGGCTTTCTTGTCGATCCAATGGGATTCGGTTTCAGTCGGCCCGGACAAATGCACCAGCTTAACTTGATTCATAGGAACTTTTTGCAGGAATCTGCCAGGACAGAAACCGTGGTTAAGGGAATTCACAAACAAGGCCGTCAAATCCAAAACCAAACCACATCCAGTGCGTCGGGCCAGCTCGCTGATAAACTCAATTTCCGTCTGATTGCTGTCGGCATAGTTCACGTAGGTCGCGATGTTCTCCAGCGCGATAGGGGTCTTTAAATGACTTTGAACTGTATCGATATTGTTGCAGACCACTTGCAAGGTCTCTTCGTTCCATGGCAGGGGAAGAAGATTGTGCATATTCAGGTCGCTGCTTCCGTTCCAACTTAAGTGATCTGAAATCAGAAACGGCTCGATGTTTTCATTCAGCGTGCGCAAAGCTTTCAGGTAATTCAAATCGGGCCCTTGGGGATTTCCGATATTCAGATGGGACCCATGAAGTGCAACAGGATAGTCGTGGCGCAATTTTTTCAGCACTTCCAACGAGTAGCTCTGAGGGGACAGGTAGTCTTCTGTTGTGCCTTCAAGCCAGGCTACATCCGTGTGCGGCTCGGATTGAAGGTAGGGAAAGTGGGCACTATGTAACATCATGCCCACCTTATAGTTTGAACGGGAATGCATCATTTTGCCTTCCCAGCCAGAATCGCTTCGCCCTGAATATCCACTTCAACTTCATCGCCGACCAGGACTCCACCAGTCTCCATGGCTTTGTTCCAAACAAGACCGAAGTCTTTGCGGCTTAGTTTTGTTTCCAGTTCAAAACCCACGCGGCGTTTGCCCTGTGGATCTGTGACGGCGCCATTATAGTCGACATCGACAGTGACATCCTTGGTGACTCCGTGAATGGTCAGCTTGGCCTGAACTTTTTCTGGTTTTGCACTCTCGTATTCAGTCTTGGTGCTTTTGAATTCGATGGTTGGGAACTTTGCCACATCCAGAAAATCCGGG from Bdellovibrio sp. GT3 includes:
- a CDS encoding YceI family protein, whose amino-acid sequence is MQIQKTATALLLATLMSAPAWAEKFTIDPAHTTISFKVQHMMIAKVKGRFDKFEGSFDFDEKSQKLDNVVVKIQANSIDTNQSDRDKHLKSPDFLDVAKFPTIEFKSTKTEYESAKPEKVQAKLTIHGVTKDVTVDVDYNGAVTDPQGKRRVGFELETKLSRKDFGLVWNKAMETGGVLVGDEVEVDIQGEAILAGKAK
- a CDS encoding NAD(P)/FAD-dependent oxidoreductase, whose product is MPLHHPKSSDQKIVIIIGGGFAGLSAAKSLANKEKVHVVLVDQRNHHLFQPLLYQVATAGLNPSDIAVPIRAEFSKADNVEIHMGRVDSVDLEKKFVVSNEVELHYDYLIVATGAQHSYFGNPEWEEYAPGLKTVEQATEIRRRILQAFEDAENEMDAEKQKALLNFVVVGAGPTGVELAGAIADIARTVLVKDFNHINPASARVLLVEAGPKILSTFNDGLCKRAMRDLQEMGVEVRTSSRVEKIDENGVRIAGEFMPARSVFWAAGVQASRMKFTPEVAKDRAGRVIVQQDFSIENFPDTFVIGDMAHFEISPNKLLPGLAPAAMQAGKFVGNVVLQSIEGQVRSSFKYLDKGQMATIGKRRAIAEYGSLRMKGVIAWLAWLFVHVLYLIGFRNRLSVITEWTWSYVFSKRGSRLITSRDWKLKN
- a CDS encoding DNA-binding domain-containing protein; this encodes MTINEAQHLFKRNVLDGQADAQSIRDLRPVGNISLDQGFEIYHDMYHSKLAGSLGKTFETVAWVLGRDLFHDVSTRYIDSQPSVSFMLSDYGVSFPEHLGSTMRTRGIPFLTDLARFEWLIKEVQNAATPNPLPAASLKEQLQSSNFKIGFVEAMRVHQSMHSVLELWERRKEPAYVYEEINWSQPQSLLIYKLNGHAVAEPIDPIHAEIILSLQDGKSITDALLEFSQIVSPAEVNRLFKTLIRAGVIDDFIPL
- a CDS encoding efflux RND transporter permease subunit, with translation MSLPKLSISRPIFITCVTLAIVIVGWAGYKSMPVDLFPDVSIPVVTVQTVYAGAGPSEIETLVSRPLEDEISTISGIKRMTSKSMEGVSQVIVEFNSDVDVKYAEQQIRDKVNIAQPKLPDEVDDSVIKKFDPSDTPIMMLALVAKGDIGSAELYDIADDVISPRFEQVNNVGAIDILGGRKREIHVLLDRNKLKNREMSVSQVAAQVGAMGENIPSGKVNQGGMELTFRGLGEFRNTQDVADTLVNLYGNEVPTRVSDLGTVADTLEDEKSRAFVNGEKAIFLQVYRQSGSNTVKVADDIIKQMNAMGPELEKLPGKLELRMVTNASQKIKDNLYDVNETIIIAILLTVLTVFFFLGSPRTTLITAVSLPVSLIGSFMLMKLAGFSLNIVSMLALTLAVGLLVDDAIVVVENIYRRMQLGENSLVAAEKGTVEIQMAVMAISLVVIAVFLPVGTMSGTIGQFLKQFGFTIVFAMIISWFVAMTIIPMLTAYFAGEAHGAHGAGHDFKPTTMYDKTLGRMVRGFDRFQSLLEKYYEKLLKVTLRHPLLTIGATLLIFLGSIYTATKVPGGFIPDDDAGELSVTLEMTPGTSLDGMQVVADKVDTLLRSNPSIEFTTKIIGNIYGEANKASFYVKMKNEKGRKKTELFREELRHELAQFKDANPVVKKYDATGGMGQQPVVLNIMSPDPKDLESAATNMIAAMKADPRFKDVDSNFRPGKPELQVQLKPGAAKAYGINTTTMGGELRAQVEGLTPAKFREKGREYEVRVRLRDDQRDLKENFTKVFVPNVNRKLVRLNDVANGELSSGPASIDRMNRARYIQVTAALAPGVGLSTAIADVMKMTQEGETKFPASVRLNLGGEAENSADLASSAGMALLFAVLFIYLILASLYESFITPITIMVALPLALSGAFVALFLANQMLSMFAIFGFFMLLGVSGKNGILLVDTANQLMAEGKSRADALVQAGKTRLRPILMTSFALIAGVIPVAIGMNPASRTRTAMGFAIIGGMISSTILTLIVVPALFTYVDRFRVWANKLGSKLTSATKEESIHEDAKAGAPRESGVSDYAVTSPEK
- a CDS encoding MarR family winged helix-turn-helix transcriptional regulator, with translation MAKLFIQDLPTEQEIKASVENLHTEEVDTGILHANLLLMKVANELDNHFENILSKYSLSTGRFTLLYMLRNAPEGLSPSALASMAGVTQATISGLLNNMEKNELIVRETHAKDGRSFVIKLTDKGNNTLKEIFPQWYPRVKSFWDQQFTREQMLSFKATLEEMIKKTEILATEG
- a CDS encoding multinuclear nonheme iron-dependent oxidase, which gives rise to MMHSRSNYKVGMMLHSAHFPYLQSEPHTDVAWLEGTTEDYLSPQSYSLEVLKKLRHDYPVALHGSHLNIGNPQGPDLNYLKALRTLNENIEPFLISDHLSWNGSSDLNMHNLLPLPWNEETLQVVCNNIDTVQSHLKTPIALENIATYVNYADSNQTEIEFISELARRTGCGLVLDLTALFVNSLNHGFCPGRFLQKVPMNQVKLVHLSGPTETESHWIDKKATAISTPVWELFKQMAPLIRHLPIGIERIKNIPEFNELEMEVIKASFILESSNDNQRSPAFV